The Onychomys torridus chromosome 4, mOncTor1.1, whole genome shotgun sequence DNA window taagataaataaataacagagcattttctctaaatttgccaaatatcaATGGATTGGACATTATGAATATATTTCTGATTTGGTAATACTCTTACTGTACATAGTTTTGCACTGTTAGAgttaaaaatctttccttttttattcagacaaaaatggggaaatgttgcAGGAGAATTGTCTGTACAGCAAATCCACTGTGCCATTAAAGCAATCTTGAATCAGAGGATGGAGTCAGTGATTAGCTGACCAGGATTAGCCATAAAGTTCTTGGATGACTTAGCAGAGTGGCTGtcagggacaggaagagaggagagaggagtgtagcatgaatcctaattggtcttaataattaaaaacccagagtcagatatcagggtgaaagctgaaagaccaaagaagcagagcagccagcaactagaaagacttcttacctctatgaatcctcagactcaAAGGGGGCTCCtgttttatattcctttctccgtccagccatatcactttctgtctccacctctttaGTGCTGAGATAAagggtgtgaaccaccaccaccacctgcctctctttctcttttggactggatcaatcttgtgtagcccagggtggccttgaactcacagagatccatctgcctccttgtcatttatttatttttctaaaagtcaACCAGTTCTGCCTAGGTTTATAAAGATCCTTGCAGAGGTGTCAGGATAAGGTTTTAGTGTGAAAGATTAAGTTGTGATGGTTCCTATCACGAGACAAAGAGTGTCTAGAAAAGAGGGAACAAATCACAAATACAAGGGGCTCTGAGGTGAGGAGGCAGCTCCCACCTGGAGCAGCTGGAGCCAAAGCAAGTGGTCAGATTTGGGAATACCAACATGCTCTTTGGGTCTTGTGTGGTAGTGGGCTGAAGGGACAGGAGGGTATCATAGTTCCTCCGTTCCTTTCTACCATCACTAAACACCAGCACAGATCTGGGCATGTCTTCTCTGGCAGAcgtcacttatacagagggcttTGTTTGATCCCAGTGTTCGGCATTCCCTACCAAGCTCCCGGGAAGTTTACCACATCAGCACAAGGAGCCATCccactggggagaaggtgggccTGTGTTGACAGCAACTCACAAAAGCAGGCATTGTCGttcaagaaaaatggacaggCCTTGGTAGTCCTGTCAGGAACTCAGTGGGCTGAGTGGAGCAAGTTGCTGCAGCCCTTCCCACAGGAAGGCCAGGGCTGTTGGAAGCCATTGCAGATCAATGACCTGCATGGCAAACTGCCAGTGCACAGAAGGACACACACAATGGAGCAGCAATCAAAGAAAGATGACCCAAGGTGATCCTGGAAGGAtctgagaagaaaggaaacactgagatgtaagaacaaaacaaatttcaaTTACAGAGAATTAAATGGAACAAGAAAGGCCACATAGTGTTCCCCAGGGCTGGCCAGGTTGACATTTAAAGGCTGTGTTGACCTTTCACTTGACCTTTAACCTGGGCCAGGctgaccttttcttttttttaattaattaaattaattaatttattttacttcctgaccacagcctctcttcccccttctcccctaagctgtcccctcaacccacccacccctgcttAATTGCTCAGAAAGGGGCAGTCCTCCTATGGgcttcagcaaagcatggcagaTCCCCTGTATTCAGGAtgggcaaggcaatccaacaCTAGGAATAGTTTCCCAAGAGCCAAAGCACTGGGGCAATcctgctcccattgccaggagtcccacagatAGACTAAGCTACATACACagctgtcacatacatgcagggTGTCTAAGTAGTTCAGGCTCGGTGAGTTTCCATTGAGCCAGGCTAGTGTTTTCTGTTGGTTTTCCTGGAtgtttctcccctccccacaccctaCCCTGTTttctacaatccctcctccctctcctcagcaggattCCTCAGCTGGGTCTCTGAATCTCCTCCTTTAGTCACTGGATCTATTTACACTTGGGGAGTGGGAAAAAGCCAGGAATGAAgtgttttggttttcaaaactATACACACtggcctctttttatttattagcaGCTTTTATGTATTTTCAATATTATCCCTGAAAGTAGCTTTTTCTCTGAGTTCCCTTTCACTTCTTCCTGTCACTTCAGATTTCCACGTGTTAATTTACTGATCTGAGCTGTGATTGATAAGAGCAGAGCCCAAGGTGACTTTCCAGATTTGGAATTTTGCTTCCAAGCCCAAGGATTGCTTAGAACCCCTGCACACACAGTGAGGCTTCCGACAACCGCTGGCTTACTCTTTACTCCTAAATACTATTTCTGAGCTGTTAATACTAACATAGCATTTGCCAAACTGATATTAgttatgtttatgtgtttttcCTCCACTAAATCATAAGACTCTGAAGAAAACACTTCCTAAAATCCATTAGTATATATTTTTCATGATGCAAATAAATAATGCACAGTTaaatgggggagaaaaagaagaaggaagccaCTCAGTGCTAGGAAAACCATGGTTATTAGAGGAGAAATCTATTACCACTAATTTGCTAAAGCAATATGACACCCAACGACAATCTATAACATTGTTTTTACATCCACAGTCAAGTGTAGTCTTCattctcatcaaggaaatttctctttcaaCATACAGAGACCAATACCCAaacccacaaccaatcaaaaagAGAGTTATCGAGCCAAGTCCCAATGGCTACATCTATAAAAAGTTTCctggatccatccctggtgcatggacaGGCTTTTGGGAGTCAGGTGCCTGCAGtgtgcacagccttggtgcagtgggaaggggcttggacctgcctaggctcagtgtgccgggctctgctgactctccatgggagaccttactttgggggatgggggatgttgggtggcttgggagggagggctgggaggtgggaggagagaggaagtgggatctgtgggtggtatgtagagtgaatagaatgttcccacacctaaggctcagggatagGGGCCTATTGTGTGATGTTTTGTTCAccttctgacaaataaagcttgcctgtagatcagagggcagagctagctactagttaactacagaggtcaggcagtggtggcatattcctttaatctcagcacttagaggaggaagcaggaaaatcaggaattctaggccactctgggctacatgagattgaaccagtcaaaaagagaaacaggcctgggtgatggtacatgccttaaatcctagcactcaggaggtggaggacaggaatataaggtgggtggagagaggatcATGCATGGTCCCCCATACAATCAGATAATTAGTAAGGGTAAGAAGTTTCTGGTGGttacttctctgcttctctgatctccaggcaagctttatttgtcagaagtCAGACAAAATATCATAAAGCAGGGGCCAGgaaaattataagagccagatgatgaaggagtttgctgtgagattgtgtctgctatcatcagaagctacactcataaagtctcaccaacaagACTTCTCAcatgtgagctgaacaaagatAATACCAATAAACATGCCAAAGTTGACAGAGAGAAGTTCATAGGGACTCAGTCCTACACAAAATATTCCAAGAAACTAAAAAAAGCAGGGAACAAAAGAGGTAgccttccccaggaaagagcacagtAATTGAATGTGTAGTACCACAGGGTTATCCCCCTACCAAATATACACAAGTCACATTgcatggactcaacaggttatactggggaatgcatatatatatatatatatatatatatatatatatatatatatatatatatatatgcattcaatCACAATTGATGATcagagtccatgaatttgaaggagagtttgAAATGGTATATGggaggcttggagggaggaaaggaaggggagaaatgtaattaaaacacaatctcaaaaacaaacaataaagagcTAAGGAAGAGAACTGGAGAATGCTTAGGGCAGTTCATTCATGTGCTTATCCATCTATGTTCTCTGATTAGTGAAAATTGAATTATTGCTTCTACATTCTCCCAGGGACCAGAAGCAAAAAACATTCTCTTTCTGATATAACTCCCAACGACTTGAGAGTGCTAGGCCTGGATTGTAAAACTAACTATATGTTAGAAATGTTTATTAGCATGCTGAAAGGATCAAGAAAGAATGCAGAGTTTTGAGTTTACTAAAATAATTCTTCATGAAAACCTTTGAAAACCTTACATTGCATGCTAAATCAGTCCAAAGTTCAGTCAAGGTGAACAGGAGTGTCAGGCAGTCTTAGTAGGAAGCAAATATGACCAAATACAGCAAAAATGCAAGTTTTCCAAAGCAGTAACATGTGGCTGTGGGAAAACTCACAAGGTCTCTACTCTaacaaagaactataggtaacCAAGGACTGCTAAGAGTGGGACAAATGGTCTTCCCCGGGGAATAGTGTAACAACTAGTTATCTAATAACAACTAGTCAgtactgaaaacatacatgcatatacaagcaacattatacagactgagaatgTTGTACttacatatgtaacaacaattaaagaaataaaaggtcctgaatctgaaagagagcagggagggagtACAtgcagggaagaaagggaaaggataaatgatttaattatattataagttcaaaatataaaattatttaataatgtttTAGGGGATCATTATTGTTTCATAGAAGTCAAAATCATTATTATAAACAAATTACAATGTATGGcaaaagtgaaataatttttGCCATTGTATTGAAAGACAAAATATTAGTTATCATTGTATTAAAAGTCTACACATTTTTTGTCTTAGGTGTATAAATACAAAGGTATATTGGCATATCCCCAAAGCTGCTAGTATAGTTTAAATAGAGACTACAGTGTGTATACAATTTCTTTGTAAAATATCTACTCCAAATATGAAAATACTCATAAAAAGGGGTGTGATTGCTTACTACCTGATCATATACTTGTAACTGTTTATTTGAACAAATTCAACATTAAGCATTATGTCTtagttctgtgaagagacaccataaccatggcaactctgattaagggaaacatttaataggagctagcttacagtttcagaggtttagtacattatcgtcatgatgagaagcatggcagcatgcagaccgacatggtgctggagaaggagctgagagttctccatgttgatccacaggcagtagaATGAATGAGACTGCCACGCTAGGCCTTGCTTGagcaaatgagacctcaaagtctacctCCACAGTGGCgcatttcctccaataaggctacacctcctccaataaggctacacctcctccaacaaggccgcactTGCTGATAGTGCtattccctatgggccaagcattcaaacacattggtctgtgggggccattcttactaaAACCACAACAAATTATGAGTTATCCTATTATAAGGGACTTGGCCTCATGTAAACCACAGCTGAAGCATTATGAAATTCATTACTTACTATGTTTTACTGTTTCTTAGCTTAACAGAGTCTGTTATTTTTAGTCACAAGGCCTCATAATTTTGCTAAAGTTGTACATCCTATATTCCATTCAATTTAAAGGTCTAAACTTCTTGTGATTGAAAGAAAAAACTGAATTAGTATATCTAATAATGCTTGTATCTACAATATTTTATCTCGCAAATTGTAGCAAAATTGCTTTTCAAATTTCCTAATGAATGCATCTTTGACTTCCTTATTTCTCAGGCTATAGATAAATGGGTTCAACATGGGGATAACAGTGGTATAAAATAATGATACAACTTTATTGATATCCAGAGAGAAGCTGGTGCTTGGACATACATAGATAAAGAAGAGAGTCCCATAAAGGATAGAGACAGCTGTCAGGTATGAAGAacaggtggagaaggctttgCGCCTCCCATCAAGCAGAGTGGATTTTCAGGATAGTGATGACAATGTAAATGTAGGACACCAAGATGATCATACCACTGAATACCCCCAGGATCCCAgccaagatgtaaaacaaaagttTATTCACCTGAGTATCTGCACAtgccaatgagaaaacaggaagaacgTCACAGAAAAAGTGATTGATGATATTTGGACCACAGTAGGGCAGGATAAAGGTAAAAGTAGTATGTACCATGGTGCTTATAAGGGCTATGCCATAAGGCCCTATTACAAGCTGCACACAAACCTGCTGGGACATAATGAGTGTATAGAGCAAAGGCTTACAGACAGCGACATACCTATCATATGCCATGGAAGCCAGGAGAAAACATTCTGTCACTACAAACTGGCTGAATAAACAAAGCTGGATAGCACAACCAAGGAAGGAGATGGCTTTTTTCTCCACAAAGATGCCAGACAACATCTTAGGACTGATGAATGAAGAAGAGCAGGCATCTACAAAGGACAAGTGGCTGAGCAAAAAGTACATTGGGATGTGGAGTCGGGTGTCCAGGCGAATGAGAATGATCATCCCCAGGTTCCCCAGAAGAGTTAAAaggtaaacacagagaaaaatcaggAAGAGGATAATTTGGAGTTGGAAGGAGCTGGTTAATCCTGTGAAGAAGAGCTCAGTCACCACAGTTTGATTTTTGTGCTTCATGCCTCTGGATCAATCTGTTATGACAAAGAGAGGATTTCTTTCTCTGCAGTAAATTCACAATTAGGGTTCAATTTTTGTTAACTTGAGTTTTATTCTTCGTCTTCCTGCTAGTCATTAGAGGTTCCTTCTCCAGAGCTTGGGCACCTCTGAGTCAGTAACAAACCTCATTGGGTCTTTGATCTCCTCATTATATTTTTAACGAATGACAATTTTATACCTACAATGTGAACTTCGGAGATTATGTCACAGATGTTTcctacctttaatcctagtttgtctgtctcaaaacacctgTTTATGAAACAAAGGATATTTTAGTAAACATTACATGAGAAAAAGTAATTGGATGAATAAGTGAATTTAGATTATCTTAACCACCTCAAGGACAGGCAAGTGTTATGTGTATAATCTCCATCCCTACACACGTACACCCTACAGAACTAAGTCTCCATGCTATCTAAGACATAATTTACAATGTCTAAGATATAGAATGGTATACTAAGAAAAGAAGCTGCAACTTTGGAATAGGACCCACACAACTACACAGTACACTCTCTTTCACACATTTTCTGACCCATCTAAATCCTAAATAACCGCCACAATTCCTCATATATTCTGTGGATCCCAAAGAAGGGTTCAATCTTAAATAATGATTGTTGACAGGGTctttggagagaaaaataaatgatttgaGAATAAAAGCAGACACCTCAtattcatcccagagaaataatcTATATCCACATAATAAACTATATGTAATTGTTCATAGAAGCTTCATTTATAGTGGCCAAGAATTTGAAATGGCCAAAATTCCAGTAAGTTAGTGAAATATTCAGGTATgatacaggcaacaacatgaaagATAGATATCAGTAGCATTTCACTGAGTTGGAAGAAGCAAGGCCTGACCTAAAATATCATATAGTTTATGAGTTCAATGAGATGGCAATCTCCTAGGGGCAAAATTATAGGGATGGGCAACATCTGAGTGTTTGCCAGTGATATTGTGACTATAGAGGAAATGTCCCACATTTGTCTATGTAGGGAAGGAGAACATTTCTGGCTGTGAGGGTTTTTGAACAATTTCACCTTTGTGATAGAATGATCAAGAATGATATATAGACATGTTGTTTCCACATCATTATTGATCATGACACCAACCACAGTCACATAATATTTACCACTGATAAAAATTAGAGAAAGACTACAAAGGGCATAGCTACATCCCCTTGTTTTCTGAgcacctgtgatttttttttctaacataaGCACTTATTTAGTAAGAATGAAATCACATGGAGGAGCAGAAGAAGAAGGATCAGTACAGTAAAACTAGGGAAGAGAGACATGCAGTTGAAATGATCATAGCTATTTCAAAAATTGTACAAAAACTGCCTCAGGATGTGCTATGACCTCAGGGTCTACTGCCTGAAACTACTGACATGTATCTACTGACTTTCTCTCTGGCAGGAAAAGTGAGAAGGGTTTTTATTTACAGAAAGCTATTAATGAGAAAAGCCTTTCCAGTTTCAAAGGCAATGGGAGGTGAGAAAACACCTGGATAAATATGACTGAGGTTGGTCAGAAAAACTCCTAgtattagaaaaaatatttcaaaatttttatacTTTCCAAATATGGAAACTCACTTccagttatttatatttttttcattattaagaaaaaatcaaGAAGTTTCAAATCAAGAAGTTAGAAATAAAGCATTTTATATGCCACTACTaaagttatagaaaaaaaattatgaggcAAATGAGAATACACAAAATTATGTCCCATATACTTGCCCCTGTGAaacaaagatattaaaaatacatCCAATTTTATATGATAATTATTATACTTTTAAACTCTGTGTTCAATGTGAAATGCTGTGTGAAATGATATTCTAGTTGTATAAAAGTTTAGTAGACTTTATGTTTTCCATCTCACCTTGGACACTAGCTTCCTGAGATTTAAATTGAACTGATTCAGATGTGTGGTTTTTCTAATTATAATCAAAGGATCTGTGAATAGGTGAATAAATTAGTTCCTACTGAAAACAAGACTTCTCAACTCTAATATTTGATTAGCCAATAAATCTTTCCTCATATTGTACTATCCCTACACCAACTCTCACATCCCTACCTCAGCAGAAATCACACTATCATGTATATTCAAGTTGAACCATTTAAAGCAAATTAACATGGGCGAACTGTCAACCAATGcctaatttatttttcatggttAACTTACACATGGTACTTTCCTAGGTCACTGAATTCATTTTAGTTACTTGGCCTCTGAAGGTGTTTATGTATCAATTAATTCATATTTCAGAAGAAATTTGCCACAAACCACCTGCCCATGAAACAATGAAGTATCAGATTTATGGTTCTTTGTATAAGAATGACTTACTCTGAAAATATTCACCTGTTGTCTTCAGCTTTCCTGGTTATTCAGAAGTATAAATACTATGACAGAGCACCTTGAACCTGAACCTTAATAAGCTGATTTAATTTTGCACAGGATGCAGAAAAGTGTTTTCTAAAGACTGGGAACAAATTGGTGTCAACTCCCTCAAGGAATCAGAATCCCAAGAGATAAGGTCTATGAGGAAAATGTTAACAAATTTTTATTACTAGATTTATTAAGCTTTGGATCATAAATAAAAGTTGTTTAGATGGAGATGGGGGATAGCTCATTGCTAGAACACATGTGTAGTCCCAGACTCCATCCCCACTATGCTCACAGAAAATGGtaatatttatatacaatatgATATTTTGGTATATGTAAAATTGTGAAAATTTTCAATATAATTAACATATTTATCTTCTGTGATGAGAACACATGAGATCTACTCTCTTAGACAATTTCACATATATAACTATTATTAATTAGAGTCACCTTGATGTAAAAAAAGATCTATAGTATGTAGCAGAATTACTGTTTTTGGAAAAATAATATTAGAGACTGAATCAAATTGAAGTGTCTAAAATAAAACTCTTACTGCCAACATGTAATATATGCACTTTCTATAGATAGAATTTTAAAGTAAAGACAATATTGAAAATTGATTTAAATGTACAGCAATGATTACTAGAGACTAAAAGGGTTGAGAGGACAGTCAGATGTTGGATGATGGATATTAGAAAAACAGATGGGtagaaaataatatattccaATTTTCTTTGGCTTTGTAATAACTTAGCAATCAGTGTATTTAAGGTTTGTATCATATTGTGTCATTTCTCAGCATGCAAAGGATTTATTTTACTGAGTAAAACCAAGCCTCAGTAAACAAGTGCAATAGAATATGTTAGAATCACTAATGCATTTGAATGTGAGAAGTCAATTCAGAGACTCTGGGAAGATCAATGTGGGTGTTATTTTGTATGTGACTACATGATTCACACCAAGAAGGAAGCACATTTTCATGTATGGAGAGTGGGAACACTTGTGACCTCTTTAAACTTGAAAGAGAGGAACCATCACCTCTTCATTTAGCTGATGCCACCACCTTGTTTTTGTTCTCTGACATGTACTTTCCTCATGATCTCGAGAGTTGATTTTACATGAGAAATCAGATCAGAAATGTTCTTACTCAAAATCCTTAGGTCTTGACACATGCTTTGCAAGCCAGGAATAAATGATAACAAACTACTTAGAATCCTTACAATCCTTAGAATCAAATTTGAACCTGTTTAGTCTGGAGAGCTCTAGAGACTCCAGGCTACATTTATTCTCCACAATTCTAAGGACAAATCCAAGTCACACATGCTAGACCCAGCCTCATGTGGTGAATCTCTTGGATCCTATCCAACCTGTCTTTTCTGGGTCTATATTCCAAAGACCCTAGTGACCTGCCTCTCTGAAGAAAAAAGTGGTTGGATATTTGTTTCAGTTCCTTCTTTTCTGCTGGATTGGTACTACTTTCTAGGTGACATAGTTTATGATCACTATTTGGCCATGTACAGGCTCTTGCTTTATGCACAGGTCTTGTCAGGGAGGTTGTTCACCTGTTTGGTTATATATTCTCATACATGAAGATTTATCAATGTAGTAATATTAACCAGCAACACTTTACATTggagtttttcgagacagtgtcaTTGGTGACATTATCTGTGATGTCCCACCTCTGGTGAAGATGGCATGCATTGTTAGTGAGAGTTACCAGTCTATGATATACTTCTACTGGCCTCCAATgcctgtagttggaagtttctctgCATTCCAGCCGGctagtggtcaggacaaatctctcccattcatgTCCtacaagtaaacatacagaggcttacattaattataactgctcagccataagctcaggcttattactgactagcccttacatttaaatcaacccataattcttatctatgtttagccatgtggcttgatactttttctcagttctgccttgacatctcacttcctctgtatctggctggtgatcccttcctcttcccataattctccttgtctgcttgcctcatctatacttcctgcctggctactggccaatcagcgttttatttatcaaccaatcagagcaacacatattcacagcatgtagaatgacatctcacagcacttgcccttttctttctaatctaAAAGGAAGGTtataactttaacatagtaaaataaacatataatagaacagttattaagcaagaactacagttataatatctaatctttgtatttggcaaaattaaagacattattttatcatctatcctatatttgtgagtctaaagtttcttatctaatttatcttttaccataaccaatgaaaattataagtatctagtcttcaagtacatcaaagaccccagaaggatataatattacctaagtatacaggaaatgcattgtaagcaacttccaaaattctggaaatgacagagacatctggctacccaaacagttacccaaagtttctctgcaatgttggggcatccatcttcagtcaaCAGGCCTAGAGGTTTTTAgtcacttttccctgtgtcctatagaatatttggaagtctcctctgtgaaacatgaacctgaagaaccattttgcattgcaaagttcagtggttacctttctatgggtcctgcttttccagtttatacaacatattatcagcagtcaaggcaagagaagtttcttgcccaaatggctattttttgctaagaagataaactccatatggagtgttttcaatgcccatcctcctctttgaagtaatttgtgctgccaggagcagacatgtctcattgtccagaaaagtctaagtgcttaaaacatttttaaatgccgtattctgtatgtctttgaagtgtttgaagattacctacctaattgaaatatatctatgtgtacctaaaaacttaactaatatgactataagttttattatcatagatgactagttattaatctgtatttctcaactatacagtacaattttaaatgagttgaacaaaaaaaatattttaaacaagagtagaaatatacatacaatataacaaaattatctttaaatttgtatcaataaactaaaatccatagcaatgtaaaacaagttgttctttaaaagtagattcaataatctacccttttattctatcctatctatatcctcttttcttctttagaaagagattgcatttaaaaTCAactctctttaaataaaaattaacatttataaacaatattttagcAATTgaggcatagcttctcatactacttcctgctgatgaggggcactggcaatcttaaggggatcctgagaaaattaagaattatgatcaagtcctgactggagtagtctgtgaggctgcattgtctgagccagttgccttgaagctgatctggatgttggatcatctgggccatggtgtcattggaaaGCTTTCAGGGAggcttggctgatcaaaccatattagcttaGAAACAATCTACATGTTCTCatcttttgtggaaacaaaagctgaacctcttttccaaaccaatgtatccttagacacaaagtcaagataactttaaattatatatatatatatatatatattgatttaactcagcagcctttacaatcaaatgtctttctgctgttaaaaaccccaaagacaatataatccagactctgtgtgtgatttccatctttatgtggcttatttttatattacttttattgtctccttaaatactttattttttaaaactatctctttatataactgtatatattccttcttttttttctccttttttatttattatatttgagttttaattttacacatcagccatgggttcccctgtccttccccatctcgcccctgcccccacctttttctttcttttccaagcctatgtacattttgacactaaaccatttagaggtttattccatctgaatctgccttattctaaatctataatccttttctgaacaagggagattttaaactgctagaCTTCATGTTTAGGACTGAAgaagcagccttggctgctgactctgcccatttcagcttttcaacatggcggAAGTAATTCACCTCTAGCTCTGGGAGCTATGTTCTAAGAGGCAGTAGGTCCATG harbors:
- the LOC118583064 gene encoding LOW QUALITY PROTEIN: olfactory receptor 1002-like (The sequence of the model RefSeq protein was modified relative to this genomic sequence to represent the inferred CDS: deleted 1 base in 1 codon), with translation MKHKNQTVVTELFFTGLTSSFQLQIILFLIFLCVYLLTLLGNLGMIILIRLDTRLHIPMYFLLSHLSFVDACSSSFISPKMLSGIFVEKKAISFLGCAIQLCLFSQFVVTECFLLASMAYDRYVAVCKPLLYTLIMSQQVCVQLVIGPYGIALISTMVHTTFTFILPYCGPNIINHFFCDVLPVFSLACADTQVNKLLFYILAGILGVFSGMIILVSYIYIVITILKIHSADGRRKAFSTCSSYLTAVSILYGTLFFIYVCPSTSFSLDINKVVSLFYTTVIPMLNPFIYSLRNKEVKDAFIRKFEKQFCYNLRDKIL